Proteins encoded in a region of the Triticum dicoccoides isolate Atlit2015 ecotype Zavitan chromosome 3A, WEW_v2.0, whole genome shotgun sequence genome:
- the LOC119270804 gene encoding GDSL esterase/lipase At5g45910-like has product MEGMRGLPSWCWCVLLCLAAGWMAAEAAPLPQYYNAIFSFGDSFSDTGNFVIINSGKLPNMPKFPPPYARCSNGRLVIDFLAEALGVPLLPPSANKGTNFSQGANFAVMGATALDLKYFRDNNVWSIPPFNTSMNCQLEWFQEVKETVCSSPQECKEFFGKALFVFGELGGNDYSFAWKAEWSLDKVKTQMVPKVVESIIGGIEALLDEGARHVLVPGNLPAGCIPITLTMYPSEDRSDYDPRTGCLKKFNGVALYHNAVLRIALDQLQRRRPDSRIIYADYYTPYIQFARTPHLYGYKRGALRACCGGGGPYNYNMSSSCGLPGATVCDDPDAHVSWDGIHLTEAPYRFIANTWLKGPYAHPPLASVVRDDMVY; this is encoded by the exons ATGGAGGGGATGAGGGGGTTGCCATCGTGGTGCTGGTGCGTCCTCTTGTGCCTGGCCGCCGGTTggatggcggcggaggcggctccGTTGCCGCAGTACTACAACGCCATATTCAGCTTCGGCGACTCCTTCTCCGACACGGGCAACTTCGTCATCATCAACTCCGGCAAGCTGCCCAACATGCCCAAGTTCCCGCCGCCCTACGCCCGCTGCTCCAACGGCCGTCTCGTCATCGACTTCCTGG CCGAGGCGTTGGGAGtgccgctgctgccgccgtcggCGAACAAGGGCACCAACTTCAGCCAGGGCGCCAACTTTGCGGTGATGGGCGCCACCGCGCTGGACCTCAAGTACTTCAGGGACAACAACGTGTGGAGCATCCCGCCCTTCAACACTTCCATGAACTGCCAGCTCGAGTGGTTCCAGGAGGTTAAGGAGACCGTCTGCTCATCCCCGCAAG AGTGCAAGGAATTTTTCGGGAAGGCGCTTTTCGTGTTCGGCGAGTTGGGCGGCAACGACTACAGTTTCGCATGGAAGGCGGAGTGGAGCCTGGACAAGGTGAAGACCCAGATGGTGCCCAAGGTGGTGGAGTCCATCATCGGCGGCATCGAGGCTCTGCTCGACGAGGGCGCGCGGCACGTGCTTGTGCCGGGCAACCTCCCCGCCGGGTGCATCCCCATCACGCTCACCATGTACCCGTCCGAGGACCGTAGCGACTATGACCCCCGCACCGGCTGCCTCAAGAAGTTCAACGGCGTCGCCCTCTACCACAACGCCGTGCTCCGCATCGCCCTCGACcagctccagcgccgccgcccggaTTCCCGCATCATCTACGCCGACTACTACACCCCCTACATCCAGTTCGCACGCACACCTCATCTATACG GGTACAAGAGGGGAGCCCTGAGGGCGTGCTGCGGCGGCGGTGGCCCATACAACTACAACATGAGCTCGTCGTGCGGGCTGCCTGGTGCCACGGTGTGCGACGACCCAGACGCACACGTCAGCTGGGACGGCATCCACCTCACCGAGGCGCcctaccgcttcatcgccaacaccTGGCTCAAGGGCCCCTACGCGCACCCGCCCCTCGCGAGTGTCGTCCGCGATGATATGGTCTATTAA